In Odontesthes bonariensis isolate fOdoBon6 chromosome 6, fOdoBon6.hap1, whole genome shotgun sequence, one genomic interval encodes:
- the LOC142382814 gene encoding nuclear factor 7, brain-like encodes MAEQISLVESYLSCHVCSETFRDPVSLSCSHSFCSSCLQKFWEQAENKNCPICKRKSSKDPPMVNFSLKELADSFAKRQSSTSAEMENKTKPSEEVVCEKHSEVPFWFCEDEQRAVCPVCEFSLHQSHKVVPVEQAVGELKEQLKSDLKSLQDKRNKYKQVEETYDDVIQHSKKQLLSTERQIRAEFNKLHQFLKEEEESRLAALREEEEQRRKTVSREMKRIQEQISSLSDSICAVEEELQKDNVPFLSSYKPTQSRARAQCSLSDPQLLSGALTDVAKHLGNLSFRVWEKMKEKVHFSPVILDPNTAHGCLYLSDDLTSVRRGDTGQQLPDNPERNTKYALVFGSESFSSGKHSWEVEVGDHPDWFVGLVKESVDRKGEVIASPEYGIWCFWHRNGKYADCVGETVTVKKSLQRIRVQLDYDRGEVSFYNSEDETHIYTHRDTFTEKLFPYFSIGEAGDAKTSEIKMIKK; translated from the coding sequence ATGGCTGAGCAAATCTCTCTTGTTGAAAGTTATTTGAGCTGCCAcgtgtgttcagagactttCAGAGACCCTGTGTCTCTGAGCTGCAGCCACAGCTTCTGTTCAAGCTGCCTGCAGAAATTCTGGGAACAAgctgaaaacaaaaactgtcCCATTTGTAAAAGAAAATCCTCAAAGGATCCTCCAATGGTTAACTTTTCCCTGAAAGAACTGGCTGACTCATTTGCTAAGAGGCAAAGTAGCACTTCAGCTGAGATGGAGAATAAAACAAAGCCGAGTGAGGAGGTGGTGTGTGAGAAACACTCTGAAGTTCCTTTTTGGTTCTGTGAAGACGAGCAGAGAGCTGTGTGTCCTGTCTGTGAGTTTTCTCTCCACCAGAGTCACAAAGTGGTTCCTGTAGAACAAGCAGTCGGTGAGCTGaaggagcagctgaaatctgacTTAAAGTCTCTGCAGGACAAGAGGAACAAATACAAACAAGTGGAGGAAACATACGATGATGTGATTCAACACTCCAAGAAGCAGCTGTTGTCCACAGAGAGGCAGATCAGAGCAGAGTTCAACAAGCTCcaccagttcctgaaagaggaagaggagtccAGACTGGCAGCtttgagggaggaagaggagcagaggaggaagactgtcagcagagagatgaagaggattCAGGAGCAGATCTCCTCTCTGTCAGACAGTATCTGTGCTGTTGAAGAAGAGCTGCAGAAAGACAACGTGCCATTCCTCAGCAGCTATAAACCCACTCAGagcagagccagagcccagtGCTCACTGTCAGATCCACAGCTGCTCTCAGGAGCGCTGACAGATGTGGCCAAACACCTGGGCAACCTGTCCTTCAGAGTGTGGGAGAAGATGAAGGAGAAGGTCCACTTCAGTCCTGTCATCCTGGATCCAAACACGGCACACGGCTGTCTCTATCTGTCTGATGATCTGACCAGTGTGAGACGTGGAGACACAGGGCAGCAGCTTCCTGACaatccagagagaaacacgaaGTATGCTCTTGTTTTTGGCTCTGAGAGCTTCAGCTCAGGGAAACACAGCTGGGAGGTGGAGGTGGGAGATCATCCTGACTGGTTTGTGGGTTTGGTTAAAGAGTCAGTTGACAGGAAGGGAGAGGTGATTGCTTCACCAGAATATGGAATCTGGTGTTTCTGGCATCGTAATGGAAAATACGCTGATTGTGTTGGTGAGACTGTCACAGTGAAGAAGAGTCTCCAGAGGATCAGAGTCCAGCTGGACTATGACAGGGGGGAGGTGTCCTTCTACAACTCTGAAGACGAGACTCACATCTACACTCACAGAGACACTTTCACTGAGAAACTCTTCCCATATTTCAGCATTGGAGAAGCTGGTGATGCCAAAACTTCTGAaatcaaaatgattaaaaaataa